In a genomic window of Cystobacter fuscus DSM 2262:
- a CDS encoding DUF2378 family protein, with product MPPSLSPEKRVLAQSVDALFIRALGPHLSREGRRRLKDAGLDLSEPLRPSYSLEQWKAFLRVAAKDVFPGQSEREAWSSLGERYLQGFRLTAQGRASMSLVTRLGPRHTLERVPHNIRAGNNFNEVRVEELGTHAATLWMKDMAADNPYFACGFLAETLRAAGAGDIQVEPVACDGTSATFRLTWTHAATRPVASRSMGL from the coding sequence ATGCCGCCCTCGCTTTCGCCTGAAAAGCGCGTTCTCGCGCAGTCCGTGGATGCCTTGTTCATCCGTGCCCTGGGGCCGCACCTGTCGCGGGAAGGGCGGCGTCGGCTCAAGGACGCGGGCCTGGATCTGAGCGAGCCCCTGCGGCCGTCGTACTCGCTGGAGCAGTGGAAGGCGTTCCTGCGCGTGGCGGCCAAGGACGTCTTCCCGGGGCAGTCCGAGCGCGAGGCCTGGTCCTCCCTGGGCGAGCGCTACCTGCAGGGCTTCCGGCTGACGGCACAGGGGCGCGCGAGCATGTCGCTCGTCACGCGGCTGGGCCCCCGGCATACGCTCGAGCGCGTGCCGCACAACATCCGGGCCGGCAACAACTTCAACGAGGTGCGCGTCGAGGAGCTGGGCACCCACGCCGCCACGCTGTGGATGAAGGACATGGCCGCGGACAATCCCTACTTCGCCTGTGGCTTCCTCGCGGAGACGCTGCGCGCCGCGGGGGCCGGGGACATCCAGGTGGAGCCGGTGGCCTGTGACGGTACGTCCGCCACCTTCCGACTCACCTGGACGCACGCCGCCACCCGCCCGGTGGCCAGCCGCTCGATGGGGCTCTGA